The Daphnia pulex isolate KAP4 chromosome 3, ASM2113471v1 genome includes a region encoding these proteins:
- the LOC124191012 gene encoding chymotrypsin-1-like isoform X1: MRISAAISFLIVITSLTHESFVIATGKTVNGRITGGTPAAIGEFPHVVAIKVDKEFRCGGFIYNERWVITTASCVYGFTNLLDRVTVEAGVVSLDSTSVPSQQLIRIESFHVYDSYDESLTGPLHDLALIQTNSPFIFDSYVNFSYYDELSQNPEQLIFTGWGSTTGNGGLYSNELQNATITLNYNSTICQLAYEIYNDAYMICTGDELDHASPCYYDEGSPLMQNGFVVGVMSRNKGCDAAGTIEPTIFTRLSPYYNWISTTAGLQPVLSNLSL, translated from the exons ATGCGGATATCGGCGGCTATTTCCTTTCTAATTGTCATCACGTCTCTAACACACG AATCGTTCGTTATTGCCACgggtaaaactgtcaatgggCGTATCACGGGCGGGACTCCGGCTGCGATTGGAGAGTTCCCTCACGTAGTGGCCATTAAAGTAGACAAAGAATTCCGTTGCGGCGGATTTATTTACAACGAACGGTGGGTAATCACGACTGCATCCTGCGTCTACGGATTCACAAATCTTTTGGACCGGGTGACAGTGGAAGCTGGTGTAGTATCGTTGGATTCCACCTCCGTACCGAGTCAACAACTTATTCGGATCGAGTCGTTCCACGTGTACGATTCTTACGACGAATCTCTTACGGGACCGCTGCACGATCTTGCCCTGATACAG ACAAATTCGCCTTTCATTTTCGATTCGTACGTAAATTTTTCGTATTACGACGAATTGAGCCAAAATCCCGAACAATTAATTTTCACTGGATGGGGCAGTACCACAGGA AATGGCGGTCTGTATTCAAACGAGTTGCAAAACGCAACGATTACCTTGAATTATAATTCAACTATTtgtcaactggcttacgaaaTTTACAATGACGCTTACATGATCTGCACCGGAG ATGAACTAGACCATGCAAGTCCATGTTACTATGACGAAGGATCGCCTTTGATGCAGAATGGATTTGTTGTTGGAGTCATGTCGAGGAATAAGGGCTGCGACGCAGCTGGAACGATTGAACCGACCATTTTCACACGGCTGTCACCTTACTACAATTGGATATCCACTACGGCTGGATTGCAACCAGTTTTATCCAATCTCTCCTTGTAA
- the LOC124191012 gene encoding ovochymase-2-like isoform X2 translates to MNRVVLYVLIAFAAPARLISDDVGRISNGFNGATTSVVDAEKYPFIVSVSLNDNHICGGFIYNSRFIVTAASCVFNKTTAQIQVTVGQLSLILPDPGEMRLQVRAIYVHENYDNITKVNDIAMLETSQTIEFNANVNFTYYDTVGDGPLAIVSGWGAVDESKVVSTKLREARVYPPINCDLFPADVYDSNFMFCWGQSEDDNGIRPCQYDEGSPLFKPISPTTYLVVGIVSKNLGCGDSEIFETIYTRLSAYYGWMLRTGGPQP, encoded by the exons ATGAACCGTGTCGTGCTCTACGTTCTCATCGCATTTGCTGCAccag CGAGGTTGATAAGCGATGACGTTGGTCGTATCTCTAATGGATTTAACGGTGCTACGACTAGTGTTGTCGACGCCGAAAAATACCCTTTCATAGTTTCG GTGTCGTTGAATGACAACCACATTTGTGGAGGATTTATCTACAATTCTCGATTTATCGTTACAGCAGCCTCTTGTGTCTTTaa TAAAACCACAGCTCAAATTCAGGTGACGGTGGGTCAACTGTCCCTGATTCTTCCAGATCCAGGAGAGATGCGCCTTCAAGTTAGAGCAATTTATGTTCACGAAAATTACGACAATATCACTAAAGTCAACGACATCGCTATGCTTGAG acatccCAGACGATAGAATTCAATGCAAATGTCAATTTTACGTATTACGACACTGTTGGTGATGGTCCTCTTGCCATTGTTAGTGGATGGGGTGCAGTTGAC GAATCAAAAGTTGTGTCTACCAAACTACGGGAAGCTCGTGTTTATCCGCCTATCAACTGTGATTTGTTTCCTGCTGACGTCTACGATTCAAACTTCATGTTCTGCTGGGGGCAAAGCG AGGATGACAATGGTATACGTCCATGTCAATACGACGAAGGTTCACCACTGTTTAAGCCAATCTCACCCACAACATATCTCGTTGTGGGTATCGTCTCCAAAAATTTGGGGTGTGGTGACAGCGAAATCTTTGAAACCATCTACACTAGACTATCGGCTTACTACGGTTGGATGCTGAGAACTGGTGGTCCGCAACCTTAA